Part of the Microcoleus sp. FACHB-831 genome is shown below.
ATAGGCTGGGAAAAGGATATTTTGGCAATACCAACTTTGCACAGGGAGTAAGCGATACATTACAAGATATGCCCGGGGGCGATCGCGCTCAGTTTATAGACTGGTTAAAGCAAACAGCTCTGGGTAAGCTCTGGCGATAACCTACAAAATGTTTAAAAGTATGCCATTGCAGGCTGTGGTTATGCGATACTTGCAATGTGCTTGCGGCTAATTGTTCAGCCCTAATCCAATTTTTGCAGATTTGCCTTTCTGCTGTCGTCGCTAGCTATCGATTCGGGGAATTATATGAGCAGTTCTGTGGACAAGTCATCCGGTTCTCAATCCCCCATGTTGGGTCAGATCGTCGTCTATGCGGGGATTGCTTGGGCTGTGCTAGCGCTTTTGTTCTTTCTGCTGTTTAGCATCTCAGTGCCAGGTGAAGATCCACCGCTTTGGTACCGTATTGGTACTTACATATTTGAAGAGGTAGCCTTCCTGGGAGGCGCGATACTGTGTTTTAGAAATTGGCAAAGCCCTCAGATTGCCAGCGGACGGAATGTTTGGCTGGGAATTGGTCTGGGGATGCTGTCATACTTTCTAGGAAACTTGCTGTTTTGCTGGTGGGAGCTTTATTGGGGTTTAGATCCCGCCGTGTCATTGGGAGATCTATTTTTCGTAGCTTTCTATCTGTTTCTCGGCTGGGGAATGATTTTAGCGGTTCTGCCCAGACGCCTGAATCTAGAAAACAAACAGTGGGTAATCGTCGGAGCGATCGCCTCAGTTGCAATTGCTCTAGCTGTCTGGCTTTCTCTTGCCTCGCCCGCGGATTCAGAAGAAACCAGCGTTCCGCCCTCAAAGCCACCAATTGCACAAGTATCCCCAGCAACACAACCAAAAACAACTGCTCCCCCCAAAAAAGCACCGACACTGAAAGCAACCCCTAAAGCAGGGGCCTCTGCACAGACAAAACCCCCAGCATCTAAGCCGCCTGCGGAAACTGCACCCAAAAATCCGCCCCCAGGTTGGGTATTATCCCTCGAAGACAATCTCAAACCGCTAGCAAAGCCAGTAAGTTTCTTCTACATTATTTGTGATGTCGTTCTCCTGATTATTGCCGCCACCCTATTGTTAGCATTTTGGGGCGGGCGTTTTTCTCAGTCCTGGAGGATGATTGCAGCGGCAGCGTTTTCGTTCTACATTGCAGATATGTGGTTTAAATACGCTACCGATCATATTCCTGACTACCAAAGTGGGTTTATACTAGAAGTCTTTTGGGTCTTCAGCGGCGTTTTGTTTGCCGTCGGTGCTGCCCTCGAATACGATACCTCCATCCGTTCCAACCGCCGTGGTGCGCGCAAACGGGCATAGCAACTTTGTGGCATGAGTCCTAGAAAACTCTCTGATTCAGACAAGCGCGACATCCTCAACCTGTATCGAGAGCCAGAAGAGACTACCTCTACCCTGGCTGTTCGCTACAATGTCAGTAGCTCAACGATTAGCCGCCTCCTAAAGAGTCGGTTAGTTGAGCAAGAATATGAAGCGCTAATACAGCAAAAACGCTCTAGTCGCGGCCAAAACAGCGTTGACGACGACGAAGCAGATACAGACGATCTAGTAGAGGTCGAGTCAGAATCTGGCTTGGAAGAGGCAACCCCTGAACCTGAACGTCGGGTGCGGAAGCGATTGTCTTCTTCTGCTCAGGAAACTTCTCCTAATCTACTTCCAGCTTCTTTTTCCTTAGATGAGGAAGAAACGGCCAGAAGAGAGGAAAATTTCATAGCCGCCCTCAATCAAGATGTTGCAAGCGAGGCGACAGAACCCGAACTGCAACCAAGCAACGTTCCTAACTCTCTAGCGGCTAACAACTTAGAGTTGTTGCAGGATAATTACCGTGCAGAAGCTAGCGTCTTAAAAGAGATGCTAGGAGAAGACCTAGCCGATTTAGACGATGAGGAACAAGACGACGACGACTTAGAAGATGGGGATGAAGAAGACTGGGAAGACGATCTGCCTGATGCAGACAGTCATTCTGGGCTAAAAATTATTCCCCGAGAAAGCCGCGCTAACGTTCAAGTTTTACCCTTGTCTCAAGCCTCCCTTCCTAAAATATGCTATTTGGTAGTAGACCGAACAGCAGAGTTGATCGTGCGACCTCTCAAAGAGTTCAGCGATCTAGGAAAAATTCCTGCTGAAGAAGTTCAGCAGAAAACTTTGCCCGTATTCGACAATCACAGAGTAGCCCGGCGTTTTTCCAACCGCGCCCAGCGAGTGATTAAAGTTCCCGATGGCAAGATGCTCCAGAAAACTTGTTCGCAGCTGCAAGCCAAAGGAATTACCCGCTTACTTATAGATGGTCAGGTCTATTCGTTGTTACTGTAGTTAGTAGTTAGTGGTTAGTGAGTAGTAGCAAATAAAAACTAAAAACTAACGCTAACTACTAACAAACAATAAAAAAGCGTTTTACCAGACTGGCACCAATTAAAGTCAGGCTTGGTTAAACCAGGTATTACCTTACAAAAATATATATATTCCCCTTTGAGGGATTTTTTCGTTCAGCCTTTCGCCAAAGGTGGCAACAGGCGAATGCTAAACCAGAATTACCTTAATTTTTCTTAATAATATACGCTAGCAAAGTGACATTCCAGCCGTAGCGCCTGGAAAAACTTACCTTGCTGGTGCGGATGCAATCCAACAGCAGCATATTCAAGCTTATAACTGAATCGACGCCAGAAGCGTTACTTCGTGTACTCAGAGGACTTTGCAAGCTTTAGAGGCTAGTTTTGTTTTTGGGGAATAGTTAATTTTAGGCGGGAAAGTCTGCACTGCTCCTTTAAATCTGTGAATTTAGCACCAGACGGGCAAACCCCCAAAATTGTTGATTTGGACATCCTTCGATCCAGGTGATTAGGTATTAGCCAAGAATAATTTCTTTTTCTTCCACCTAAAAAGTTGATTAGAAATACTAATTTGGGTACTTTAAAGATAGGATCAAAATTGCTGAATTCTAACCAGTGTTTGTTCAATTTTGAACAATTTAAACAAAATAATAATTATTATTAAGTGGAGCTTGAACGAGATGGAAGTAAGCTATCTACTCAACCTTTACGAAGCTGGAGAAAGAAACTTTGCTGGGGTTGACCTCAGCGGAGCAGATTTGAGGGGAGTTACGCTAATCGGCGTCAATCTCACGGGCGCTAATTTCAGGGGAGCCAATCTCAGTAGGGCTTTTTTAACTAAGTCAGATTTGAGCGGCGCTATGCTGAACTGGGCGGATTTAAGTTTTGTAAAACTCAGCGAAGGCAAACTGGTAGATGCAGACTTGACTAAAGCTAACCTAAGCGGAGCTTTCCTGGTGAAGTCAAAACTACCGGGGGCAAAAATGAGCGGTGCAAATCTAGCCAATGCTAACCTCCGCTCGGCTAACTTGTGGGGTGCTAATCTGTGCAGCGGGAATCTGCAACAAATCAACTTGCGGGAAGCTAATCTTAGTGGCGTCAACTTGAGTTGGGCTAATTTGTGCGGAGCAAGGCTGAGTGGCGCGAGGCTGTATGGGGCTTCATTAAATGGCACCAATTTCAGTAGGGCTTTCTTAAAGGGATTAGACCTGAGTGGAGTCGATTTACAGGGGGTAAACCTCAGTGGGGCTAAAATGAGTGGCGCTAAACTAGAAGGCGCTAACTTAATAGGAGCGGATTTGAGGGAAGCAACGATGCGTCTAGTGAATCTAAAAGGGGCAGACTTGACAGGAGCAAATCTGGCAGGGGCTTGCCTTGCAGAGGCCAATTTGACCTGGACGATACTTAGCAAAGCGGATCTTAGCGGCGCCGACTTGAACGATGCGACGCTGAGCGGCGCAAATTTTGATGGTGCTAGGATTGATGGCGATATCCGGCCTGATTCGGCGCAACAATTTTTCTACTCAGGGACAAGTAGTAATGCGATACCTTTTGGAGAAGCGGCGGGAGCAATGGTTGGGTGAGAGCGATCGCGAGGGGCGCATATCGATGAGGAACAGGGCTGTAAGCAATGGATAAGCATTCTGCTACAACTGGCTACGGCGTAGTGTTGGTGACAGCTTCCTCGCGGCAAGAGGCGGAGGCGATCGCTGAAGCTTTAATTAATTCTCACCTAGCTGCTTGTGTCAACCTGTTTCCTGTCCATTCTATTTACACATGGCAAGGAAAGGTTAACTCGGAAGAAGAGTGGCAGCTGATAATTAAAACTGACTTAGCGCAATTTCCTACTCTGGAAGCTAAGATTCGACAATTGCACTCATATGAAGTACCAGAAATAATTGCTCTGCCAATTTTGGCAGGCTCTGAGCCATACTTACAGTGGATTTCAGAGCAAGTTAGCGGTAATGAGTAATTGGGAATGACAATGAACAATGAATATTTAATCGTTTTTCATTGCTGAGTTTAAACGTCTTGCCAAGTAAATAATGTCATCTTTTCTAGCAATTTGATCTATCCATTCTTGAGGAATGTTGTTAACGCCGTAATAAATGCCAGCTAAACCGCCAGTGACAGCAGCGGTAGTATCGGTATCGCCGCCAAGATTCACAGCTTTGAGTACTGCTTCCCGATATGAGGAGGTATTCAAGAAACACCAAAGCGCAGCCTCTAGGGTATTAATAACATAGCCGTTGGAATTAATTGATTCTTCTGGCAAACTGGAAATATCTCCGCTGAAAACTCTTTCAAAATGCGGCCTTTCATTAGCGTATACGTCTTGGGAATAAATTTCGCGGGCATTTTGTATACCTTGGAGATAGGCAGACTTTGGAGCTGAATCATTCAATAGACAAACGGCAATACTGATATAGATTCCGCAGGCTATTTGGCATCTTAGATGAGCGTGAGTAATTGAAGAAACGTTGTGTACGCGCTCAATTAGTTGAGAAAAATCTAGATTTTTGTGGTAATAAGCAAGGGGTAATATTCGCATCAACGAACCATTGCCATTACTATGTTCATCCTTACCACCAGCCTCTAGAGGTGGAACGCCTTGTTTGAGACGTTCGATAGCTTTTGCTGTAGAGTTGCCAATGTCGAAAAGATTGCCGTGCGGAGTCCAGTAGTTGTCGCTGTACCAGCGGCAGAAAGAATCTGCGATCGCATCTAATGAAAACCCCCAGCACATAGAATCTGCCAAGCAGAAGGTAAGAGAGCTATCATCTGACCAAGTACCAGGGGGTTGATTATAAGTTCCGTAGCCGAACATAGTTTCTACTGGCGAGCTTACCCGGTCGGCTCGACTGCTGAACTCTACGGGGACGCCCAAGGCGTCAGCCACACACACGCCCATCAATCCTGCCAGGGTTTTAGAGTCGCTTTGCATAATTTTAGTTACCTCCACATCAAGAAACTGATGATTTCAGGGTAATAAGCGCGATCGCTACCCTTGTGAGCATGCCTTATCGCGGCGGGATAGTAGCTGATACGCGCATCCGCCGCTATAGCCTGTTATATCAATCAATTTGGATTAATCCCAAATGCTTGCGTCCAAAATTGATATAACGCGCCTTTATTTTGGTTAGAAATATGGTCTACGGCGATGCCTAATTTATGCCGCACTTTAAACCTAATGACAACTTGCAATATCGGTGGTTTTTTCGTTTTGCAGCCGCGTTACTACTCGTAGGTCAAGTATTGG
Proteins encoded:
- a CDS encoding pentapeptide repeat-containing protein, with amino-acid sequence MEVSYLLNLYEAGERNFAGVDLSGADLRGVTLIGVNLTGANFRGANLSRAFLTKSDLSGAMLNWADLSFVKLSEGKLVDADLTKANLSGAFLVKSKLPGAKMSGANLANANLRSANLWGANLCSGNLQQINLREANLSGVNLSWANLCGARLSGARLYGASLNGTNFSRAFLKGLDLSGVDLQGVNLSGAKMSGAKLEGANLIGADLREATMRLVNLKGADLTGANLAGACLAEANLTWTILSKADLSGADLNDATLSGANFDGARIDGDIRPDSAQQFFYSGTSSNAIPFGEAAGAMVG
- a CDS encoding ADP-ribosylglycohydrolase family protein; translation: MQSDSKTLAGLMGVCVADALGVPVEFSSRADRVSSPVETMFGYGTYNQPPGTWSDDSSLTFCLADSMCWGFSLDAIADSFCRWYSDNYWTPHGNLFDIGNSTAKAIERLKQGVPPLEAGGKDEHSNGNGSLMRILPLAYYHKNLDFSQLIERVHNVSSITHAHLRCQIACGIYISIAVCLLNDSAPKSAYLQGIQNAREIYSQDVYANERPHFERVFSGDISSLPEESINSNGYVINTLEAALWCFLNTSSYREAVLKAVNLGGDTDTTAAVTGGLAGIYYGVNNIPQEWIDQIARKDDIIYLARRLNSAMKND
- the cutA gene encoding divalent-cation tolerance protein CutA, with amino-acid sequence MDKHSATTGYGVVLVTASSRQEAEAIAEALINSHLAACVNLFPVHSIYTWQGKVNSEEEWQLIIKTDLAQFPTLEAKIRQLHSYEVPEIIALPILAGSEPYLQWISEQVSGNE